AACAATTAATCTCAAATCAGTAATGCGAACGCCGTCACCGTTACCGTTACATCACCGTTTATCCTTCACCATCAACTCTGCCGCAAGCCGATTCGATTCAGCTCCGAATGCCACCAATCCTGCCGTCTCCGCCGCCGTCCCGTCCACTACCAACTTCAACTCCGGCAGCATCGGTAGAAACCGTGCCGACTGGCAAAGCTCCTGCGCTATTCTCGCTAGCAAAGTCGTTTCACAGCAACAGAATACCGAAAAATCCGGAGGTCCGGATAACATAACGGTCGTTAACGGACATAAAACTCTAGATCTAGTACCAATTGATAACAATAACAGCATCAACTTACCGAAACCGCTTACAATCACCGACCTATCACCGGCGCCGATGCACGGCTCGACGTTGCGCGTGGCTTACCAAGGCGTTCCAGGCGCGTACAGTGAAGCTGCCGCTGGCAAAGCTTACCCGAACTGTGAAGCGATTCCGTGTGATCAATTCGAAGTAGCGTTTTCAGCTGTCGAATTATGGATTGCAGATCGTGCGGTTTTGCCGGTGGAAAACTCTCTCGGCGGAAGTATTCACCGGAACTACGATCTTCTCCTCCGGCACCGATTACATATAGTCGGTGAGGTACAATTACCTGTTCATCATTGTTTATTAGCGTTACCTGGCGTTCGTAAGGAATATATAAACCGTGTAATCAGTCATCCACAAGCGTTAGCTCAATGCGAGCTAACGATAACAAAATTAGGTTTGAATGTTACTCGTGAAGCCGTCGACGATACTGCCGGAGCGGCGGAATTCGTCGCTGCTAATAATTTACGCGATACGGCGGCGATTGCATCTGCACGCGCCGCCGAGCTATACAATTTGAATATTCTAGCTGATGGAATTCAA
The window above is part of the Rutidosis leptorrhynchoides isolate AG116_Rl617_1_P2 chromosome 1, CSIRO_AGI_Rlap_v1, whole genome shotgun sequence genome. Proteins encoded here:
- the LOC139866914 gene encoding arogenate dehydratase 1-like; translation: MQSLAPSSTINLKSVMRTPSPLPLHHRLSFTINSAASRFDSAPNATNPAVSAAVPSTTNFNSGSIGRNRADWQSSCAILASKVVSQQQNTEKSGGPDNITVVNGHKTLDLVPIDNNNSINLPKPLTITDLSPAPMHGSTLRVAYQGVPGAYSEAAAGKAYPNCEAIPCDQFEVAFSAVELWIADRAVLPVENSLGGSIHRNYDLLLRHRLHIVGEVQLPVHHCLLALPGVRKEYINRVISHPQALAQCELTITKLGLNVTREAVDDTAGAAEFVAANNLRDTAAIASARAAELYNLNILADGIQDDSSNLTRFVMLAREPVIPRTDRPFKTSIVFAHDKGTSVLFKVLSAFAFRNISLTKIESRPHRNRPIRLVDDANVGTAKHFEYMFYVDFEASMADVRAQNALAEVQEFTSFLRVLGSYPMDMTPWSPSRDD